Proteins found in one Candidatus Abawacabacteria bacterium genomic segment:
- a CDS encoding peptidoglycan-binding protein, whose translation MFNYKYIHALIIANLLLSLVPQHAFADNDEVADLVTNLNCVVTAYYQPIAEQKNFERGSLAADIAMNGDDTAADGTKVKLGLVAAPPDYPFGTIVDIHGFGVGEVHDRGGAIKGNRFDIWVGKGDEGLARALNWGKRTTNCTVYLPGSSVPAEVKERIGKYNLPPASLPSSYWEKKLSGGRKNLSLGESGENVLFLRKSLNNIGLKVALTGEFDKALENQVIAFQIQQKIIVNAESYGAGIVGPRTWQALLSQKPETKELIEEAPEGKSDASGSGQVITVALEYGAQGLEVSKLQENLRLLGYFDGPTITGYFGPSTKAAIVRFQLAEKLIAKADDTRAGNFDEKTREQMLAVLLGKKTTVPDPVLVLKRGSKGTEVKILQEKLQKIGVYTGPITDFYGEQTEKAVKDFQSQYHVQLASAASEGSFELKTATRLDQSLGMDISLSPTFIRYIEQFTLVQGTLTKGN comes from the coding sequence ATGTTCAATTACAAATATATACATGCGCTGATTATTGCTAATTTGCTACTTTCTCTAGTGCCCCAGCACGCTTTTGCAGATAATGATGAAGTGGCAGATTTGGTGACTAATTTAAATTGTGTAGTTACTGCCTACTACCAACCAATTGCTGAACAAAAAAACTTCGAAAGAGGGAGTTTGGCTGCCGATATTGCTATGAATGGTGATGATACCGCTGCCGATGGTACCAAAGTGAAACTAGGATTAGTAGCAGCTCCTCCTGACTATCCTTTTGGTACAATTGTTGATATTCACGGATTTGGTGTTGGCGAAGTGCATGACCGTGGAGGGGCTATTAAGGGGAATCGTTTTGATATTTGGGTAGGAAAGGGGGATGAGGGTTTAGCAAGAGCGTTGAATTGGGGAAAACGGACCACAAATTGTACAGTTTACTTACCAGGCAGTTCAGTTCCTGCAGAAGTTAAAGAGCGCATTGGTAAATATAATTTACCCCCAGCATCTTTGCCATCTTCATACTGGGAAAAGAAGCTTTCCGGTGGACGCAAAAATCTCAGTCTTGGCGAGAGTGGTGAAAATGTGTTGTTTTTACGCAAAAGCTTAAATAATATTGGACTAAAGGTAGCGTTAACTGGTGAATTTGATAAGGCTCTAGAAAATCAGGTGATTGCTTTTCAAATTCAACAAAAGATTATCGTTAATGCTGAGAGTTATGGTGCTGGCATAGTAGGTCCTCGTACCTGGCAGGCATTGCTTAGCCAGAAACCTGAGACTAAAGAGTTAATTGAAGAAGCGCCTGAAGGCAAATCTGATGCCTCAGGTTCCGGTCAAGTGATTACGGTTGCCTTAGAATATGGAGCCCAAGGATTAGAAGTAAGTAAATTACAGGAAAACTTACGTTTGCTAGGCTACTTTGATGGACCAACCATTACTGGTTACTTTGGTCCTTCTACCAAGGCCGCCATTGTCCGTTTCCAATTAGCTGAGAAGTTAATTGCTAAAGCCGATGATACTCGAGCCGGAAACTTTGATGAAAAGACGCGTGAACAAATGTTAGCGGTATTGTTAGGCAAAAAGACTACCGTGCCTGATCCTGTTTTAGTACTTAAGCGTGGTAGTAAGGGGACTGAAGTGAAAATCCTTCAAGAAAAGCTTCAAAAGATAGGGGTTTACACTGGTCCTATTACTGACTTCTATGGTGAGCAAACAGAAAAAGCAGTAAAAGACTTCCAATCCCAATACCATGTACAGCTAGCTTCAGCAGCTAGTGAAGGTTCATTTGAGCTTAAAACTGCTACTAGGCTAGATCAGAGTTTAGGTATGGATATTAGTTTGAGTCCTACTTTCATTCGTTACATCGAACAATTCACTCTAGTACAAGGCACTTTGACTAAAGGCAATTAA
- a CDS encoding NAD(P)/FAD-dependent oxidoreductase, giving the protein MGKQYDVVICGASFGGITLALHLGRHLKVLLIDRKPVIGSQVESTGLITEHTRQIFAQFFDIDRYITNPITSIAVIATNFKNHFISETDHNWIYQTDTRNLVRALADSLPENVTVLTGCSLQTYQQIGERLTINLKHKDAPLTVETKFLVGADGGHSKVAESHDRLSKNRRFLFGIEQVYLGEVLLGKEPEKTIYHFWFGEFSLGYGGWLSPTIIDGKKAFRIGLAKLFTDEMNQSGKLLQEFVQKLLAEKIIAIDADNTKPVFAFGSGIPIAGPLKKIIDKNVMLIGDAAGLCGAFAADGIKGAIVSGIEGAKLIEEYFQGKSLHSKQLHAAVNNYNQLMAYFHKQLRYRWIWDQMKRNDTFDTMFKVIEAEKNNFLQQFCDSKDRRRSLIWTVLKAKHCIRLAKYSILVLRDMILGKRKSARN; this is encoded by the coding sequence ATGGGCAAACAGTATGACGTAGTTATTTGTGGCGCAAGTTTCGGTGGCATCACTCTGGCACTCCATCTGGGCCGACATTTAAAGGTATTATTAATTGATCGCAAACCTGTTATTGGTAGTCAAGTAGAGTCTACCGGTTTAATTACTGAACATACACGGCAGATTTTTGCTCAGTTTTTTGATATTGATCGCTACATCACCAATCCCATCACCTCAATCGCGGTAATTGCCACCAATTTTAAAAATCACTTCATTTCAGAAACAGATCATAATTGGATTTATCAAACTGACACTAGAAATTTGGTCAGAGCATTAGCCGATTCTTTACCTGAAAATGTCACTGTTCTTACTGGTTGTTCATTACAAACATATCAACAAATTGGCGAAAGATTAACTATCAACTTAAAGCATAAAGATGCGCCCCTAACAGTAGAGACGAAGTTTTTAGTTGGCGCTGATGGCGGCCACTCAAAAGTTGCCGAATCGCATGATCGACTGAGCAAAAATAGACGATTTCTCTTTGGTATAGAACAAGTCTATTTAGGGGAAGTATTGCTTGGTAAAGAGCCGGAAAAAACCATTTATCATTTTTGGTTCGGAGAATTTTCTTTGGGTTATGGAGGCTGGCTTTCCCCCACTATTATTGATGGGAAAAAAGCATTTCGTATTGGGTTAGCAAAACTTTTTACTGATGAAATGAATCAAAGCGGGAAGCTCTTGCAAGAGTTTGTCCAAAAATTGCTTGCAGAAAAAATCATCGCCATTGATGCTGACAATACTAAACCGGTATTTGCCTTCGGCAGTGGCATTCCTATTGCCGGCCCTTTGAAAAAGATTATCGACAAGAATGTCATGTTAATTGGCGATGCTGCCGGCTTGTGTGGTGCATTTGCCGCTGACGGGATCAAAGGCGCAATAGTTTCAGGTATTGAAGGTGCCAAACTAATAGAGGAATATTTCCAGGGTAAGAGTTTACACTCAAAACAATTGCATGCAGCCGTCAACAATTATAATCAATTGATGGCATACTTTCACAAACAGTTACGTTATCGCTGGATTTGGGATCAAATGAAAAGAAATGATACATTCGACACTATGTTCAAAGTGATTGAAGCAGAGAAGAATAATTTTTTACAACAATTCTGTGATAGTAAGGACCGACGACGCAGTTTGATCTGGACCGTATTGAAGGCCAAACACTGCATTCGACTAGCTAAGTATAGTATTTTAGTACTCCGTGATATGATTCTTGGTAAACGAAAATCAGCTAGAAACTAA
- a CDS encoding DUF1653 domain-containing protein, with product MKDSASLEQELLQISQTLKAEDQYTHYKHPDRKYKIISIAFLESNEEPCVVYQALYSPYVTWIRPVSNFLEEVIIEGKKIKRFIKTN from the coding sequence ATGAAAGACTCAGCATCTTTAGAACAAGAGCTCCTGCAAATCAGCCAAACTTTAAAGGCTGAAGATCAATACACCCATTATAAACATCCGGACAGAAAATATAAAATCATTAGCATCGCTTTTTTAGAAAGCAATGAAGAGCCGTGCGTAGTCTATCAGGCGCTTTATTCACCTTATGTAACGTGGATACGACCAGTTAGCAATTTTCTAGAAGAAGTGATTATTGAGGGGAAAAAGATCAAAAGATTTATCAAGACAAATTAA
- a CDS encoding SH3 domain-containing protein, giving the protein MLTSNVALASCGCHLVLKNANVRSLPSVQGKVIDVLDKGMHVEVLEETNQWCKIAYTMDKPAYVYCPLLEPIANEEHHDNSEDTDYEGWNDGEDDYGYSDDEPDYLNTEWNNLSADDTPCNAVTESCSSTFKASVTGNMVSAQDGNLDINLHLNGAIDYSNKAIAVNINGSGVHQDMSIMGGMQMIINQQGMFSRFENMQATGNHATPFPLPQNQWLKLPAEDSFPLAMFLPRAGNLPEFVELSSISTYLETATINGKTYYHYSLKNMDLANLENLFTGTSKTLGSMLTPQLDYWVNSEQVLTELHGKFHLPADDIFAGGELEISISLDTANPKVTITSPAEAVEFRGDFDTLLPVDLL; this is encoded by the coding sequence ATGCTTACAAGTAATGTGGCACTCGCCTCTTGTGGGTGTCACTTGGTGTTAAAAAATGCCAATGTCCGTTCGCTGCCAAGTGTACAAGGTAAAGTAATTGATGTGTTAGATAAAGGAATGCATGTAGAAGTATTAGAAGAAACAAATCAATGGTGCAAGATAGCCTATACGATGGACAAACCAGCCTATGTTTATTGTCCTTTATTAGAGCCGATAGCTAATGAAGAGCACCATGATAACTCTGAAGATACTGATTATGAAGGTTGGAATGATGGAGAAGATGACTATGGCTACAGTGATGATGAGCCAGATTACTTGAATACTGAATGGAATAATCTTTCAGCAGATGACACCCCTTGTAACGCTGTTACAGAAAGCTGCAGCTCAACTTTTAAAGCTAGCGTAACTGGTAATATGGTATCAGCTCAAGATGGCAATCTGGATATTAATCTTCATCTCAATGGAGCAATAGATTATAGCAACAAAGCGATAGCAGTGAATATTAATGGCTCAGGAGTTCATCAGGACATGAGTATTATGGGTGGTATGCAAATGATTATTAATCAGCAAGGGATGTTCTCCCGATTTGAAAATATGCAGGCAACTGGTAATCACGCTACTCCCTTTCCCCTACCTCAAAACCAATGGTTGAAATTGCCAGCAGAAGATAGCTTTCCTTTGGCAATGTTCTTACCAAGAGCAGGCAATCTGCCTGAGTTTGTTGAGTTATCATCAATAAGTACCTATTTAGAGACAGCGACAATCAATGGAAAAACATATTATCACTACTCCTTGAAAAATATGGACTTAGCTAACTTAGAAAACTTATTTACTGGCACTAGTAAAACCTTGGGTTCAATGCTAACTCCTCAACTTGACTACTGGGTGAATAGTGAGCAAGTACTTACTGAACTGCATGGAAAATTTCATTTACCAGCAGACGACATATTCGCAGGTGGCGAACTGGAAATCTCTATTTCCCTTGATACAGCCAATCCTAAAGTAACTATCACATCTCCGGCAGAAGCGGTGGAATTTAGAGGAGATTTTGACACACTTTTACCTGTTGATTTGCTATGA
- a CDS encoding polysaccharide pyruvyl transferase family protein, translating into MRIALLGSYGRGNIGDEAIAQSIHAQIRHLFPQSETALFSHDVTNSKALHTEFSHIFPMIATGARSFYCQWRTKVWHKSISYLKSCDYIVIGGGGILHDQEIGQKGFSPLFIWWLRTLLFSYFKRKIIIWAVGVGPIKNSLSELWLKGILKRAFLITVRDQHSSEWAQKHTQKPVTIVPDPVWGYFSAPIHHPSSTILGINIRESKRLTFDEVKRQLLQAVDQILQKKTITEIWLIPFALHQPDDRDILSQLQRTLNQAFNLPVALKVEHTPEKVFALVSSCTHFIAMRFHSYIFAISAQVPCTLLSYSKKTDEITKYSLKEYLKHQEDTKQFWLKKLSI; encoded by the coding sequence ATGCGCATTGCATTATTAGGCAGTTATGGAAGAGGAAATATCGGTGATGAAGCAATAGCACAAAGTATTCATGCCCAGATCAGGCATTTATTTCCTCAGTCAGAAACAGCCCTATTTAGTCATGATGTTACCAACAGTAAAGCACTCCATACAGAGTTTAGCCATATATTCCCCATGATTGCCACTGGTGCCCGGAGTTTCTATTGCCAATGGCGAACAAAAGTTTGGCACAAAAGTATTTCTTATTTAAAAAGTTGCGACTATATCGTTATTGGTGGGGGTGGTATCTTGCATGATCAAGAAATTGGCCAAAAGGGATTTAGTCCTCTCTTCATTTGGTGGCTGAGAACCTTATTATTCTCTTATTTCAAAAGGAAAATTATCATTTGGGCAGTTGGTGTAGGACCGATCAAAAACTCCCTTAGTGAACTTTGGCTAAAAGGTATTTTAAAGCGCGCTTTTTTAATTACTGTACGAGATCAACATTCTAGCGAATGGGCACAAAAACATACTCAAAAGCCAGTTACGATTGTTCCTGATCCAGTTTGGGGATATTTTTCTGCTCCAATTCACCATCCCAGTTCTACCATTTTGGGAATTAATATTCGAGAAAGTAAGCGGCTTACTTTTGATGAAGTTAAAAGGCAATTATTGCAAGCAGTTGACCAGATTCTCCAGAAGAAAACTATTACTGAAATCTGGCTTATTCCCTTTGCCCTACATCAACCTGATGACCGAGACATTCTCTCTCAATTACAGAGGACTTTGAATCAAGCTTTTAACCTGCCAGTTGCGCTCAAAGTTGAGCACACACCAGAGAAAGTATTTGCCTTGGTAAGCAGCTGTACACATTTTATAGCTATGCGATTTCATAGTTATATTTTTGCTATTTCCGCCCAAGTTCCTTGTACATTATTGAGTTACAGTAAAAAAACTGATGAAATTACCAAATACTCATTGAAGGAATATTTAAAGCACCAAGAGGACACCAAACAATTCTGGCTCAAAAAGCTTAGCATTTGA
- a CDS encoding Ig-like domain-containing protein, producing MAEAKKKLSVWYKFLIGAVTLFILVGVAMVGYSFLTPPQVRGDNLVLGQIQKIDHSSPVRIPFSRWMDKASVEAAFHITPYIEGSFQWEGSTLVFIPQTGNWGEKKQYQVWIDTSAQDILRKKLAETFYQGFEISGPPTVIMNLPQGEIQDVAAPLIIVFDRPMISASTLTQMPVVPPVNISPSTPGKYQWVGTNTLQFTPEQWQPATSYTVTVAKSFQDLYGLSLQEDYSWHFDTAHPTILYSYPANGYEKAGPQTEVIIRFNQAIDQHSLEQNIDWEITEKRQKVSFALRLEEEGTKVVLTPQQPLPYQTSFLTTVHKGLKSAHGTFALEQDFVLSFSTVGLPLVEKTEPQEGSKDAARYGVTMQFTNPMSDKDIDRFIKVEPRIENQFNDLSEYAENQTLTISGDFLPSTHYVVTLNQNWVDQYGQKMPFDFILKFDTAPIPADVAFVGRQEFGLIDGYGDRYEQILQAINVEKVRLSLGKINVADIWPMLKRESTNRIELNNQSTWDISSPNPLNQVVEIPVDITSKIPTSGVYLMRAQAVGHDNLNLRQVFLVSKTALTLKVYPTGGMVWATDLKSGLPVAGMQITLFKDAQNTLLQGTTDADGLFSFPWPSSLSLEENGYYNFPSLLAIGQKGDDFALTGNDYSWGQGIEAWNFYIAQSSSAEKVRGFVTTDRPLYLPGQQVFFKGIYRTERDNTYQLLSNATKVKAKLINPTGDEIWSKELLIDSHSTVSDTVNLPVSASLGNYTLETEIANERQYITFQVQEYKKPLFKVEVQTPKEEYVRDEVINVKAKATYYFGMPLSTAKVSYRVYASDYFFYPDGYDRYQFSDIEAACLYCDPTGRSGKPWVEKTTTTNEQGEIEFTIPTTFTDEKESQMLNIEVGVEDPNTKEMIYSSQNVIVHKGDFYLGIANQQYVVEQKENATFAIASVNVKGTARTHTSGEATLYKREYKTVKKKGVDGFFYYDTSFIDTAIKNTAFTTGSDGKTNLVFSIPEGGQYHVGVRASDNKGHTVVSGTNVWVNSETYINWGRDNNDRMDIIPDKKEYTIGETAKLLVKSPYEGVKGLLTIERNGIIEKRIIDISTTATVIELPLKPEYLPNVFVSLLAVKGYGKDNIPGFKLGYVNLRINTSIKALHLDLSSDASVYTPQSVATVNLTVKDANGKPVRGDFAVAVVDQSLLALSGQRDDNLIERFFGQRSLSVYTFNSLVTLIKRIDVKKGGGSKGGDGAAALAKRKQFKDTAYFNPHIQVNEEGKAQIKFTLPDNITTWQVWVFGATDDTSVGSATLPLLSKKDVFVEPILPKFATSNDRIKIGATVHNTSVKNTNVKVSLDTENIDILSNPIQDVQLPAQSSRVIYWESKVTAKPSLAKLTFHLQGENNNDNVEKTIPVYAQAIQLATAFGGTVREQAVVEQIIIPVGTVVESIKGTVKVSSQLQDTAMRFSTDIQELPYSSSDVIAAQLLVTILDDKFTPIEKEKRSAELVQRLYVYQQNDGGFNYFPGLSNSNPYVSAYVFSVLTHARSQNITIDSQILQRAKDYLVDYLNQPTELDQNAQKSFTNEARKVAETQMRETLDNKAYVAFVLAKAGESTLPTQTLVDRLTEMSLASQAHLAMALLHLHRDDQAQSIVLAIKNKVVKTATLAHFQDNRVPLVTINPVNNGLYTNTVILQLLATANANDPLIADLMRYVLSARNNDICPDIFTKSLYTLVAHELNQQNSAAVTWKVLLNDKEIGQGNGAGEVSFSAQQLKLAGEENTLLIQKTGNANLYYTGLLEYEERNVAAMPLTQGINVYREYFALEDKEGKTPLHSFHQGQDVYVRLSVIVPHDQYLVTVDDPLPAGLNAQNFVFQTSSRWQQHLLDEITALQLDRNTLQNMILPWTWTHQEMKDDRVITYARFLSKGVYQINYIAKAGVSGTYQVRPARAFVQHAPDIFGTSAAKEVIVTP from the coding sequence ATGGCCGAAGCAAAAAAAAAGCTTTCAGTATGGTATAAATTTCTTATTGGAGCTGTCACTTTATTTATTTTGGTCGGAGTAGCGATGGTAGGATATTCCTTTTTGACTCCACCGCAAGTTCGTGGTGATAATTTAGTGCTTGGCCAAATCCAAAAGATCGATCACAGCTCCCCAGTACGTATTCCGTTCTCACGTTGGATGGATAAAGCTTCAGTGGAGGCCGCTTTTCACATTACCCCCTATATTGAAGGTTCCTTCCAATGGGAAGGAAGCACATTAGTTTTTATCCCCCAAACAGGAAATTGGGGAGAAAAAAAACAATATCAAGTATGGATAGATACTAGTGCTCAAGATATTTTACGCAAAAAACTTGCTGAAACATTCTATCAAGGATTTGAAATATCAGGGCCTCCTACAGTGATAATGAATTTACCCCAAGGCGAAATTCAAGATGTGGCAGCCCCTTTGATAATTGTTTTTGATAGGCCAATGATATCTGCCTCTACCCTCACTCAAATGCCTGTTGTGCCACCAGTAAATATCTCTCCTTCGACACCTGGTAAGTATCAATGGGTAGGAACCAATACATTGCAGTTTACCCCTGAGCAATGGCAGCCTGCTACTTCATATACTGTCACAGTTGCGAAATCTTTTCAGGACTTATATGGCCTATCGCTCCAGGAAGATTACTCTTGGCATTTTGATACTGCACATCCCACCATATTATATAGTTATCCTGCCAATGGTTATGAAAAAGCAGGACCACAGACAGAAGTAATCATCCGTTTTAATCAAGCTATAGACCAGCATTCATTAGAACAAAATATTGATTGGGAAATCACTGAGAAGAGACAGAAGGTATCTTTTGCCTTACGCTTAGAGGAAGAGGGGACCAAAGTGGTGCTCACTCCACAGCAACCTTTGCCTTATCAAACTAGTTTCCTTACCACAGTACACAAGGGCCTAAAGTCAGCTCATGGCACCTTTGCTTTGGAGCAAGATTTTGTCCTATCTTTTAGCACCGTCGGTTTGCCTTTGGTAGAAAAAACTGAGCCGCAAGAAGGCAGCAAAGACGCAGCCCGCTATGGGGTGACTATGCAATTTACCAACCCAATGAGTGACAAAGATATTGACCGCTTTATTAAAGTGGAACCAAGAATTGAAAATCAATTTAATGATCTTAGTGAATACGCTGAAAACCAAACATTAACTATTAGTGGTGACTTTTTACCATCAACTCATTATGTAGTTACTCTCAATCAGAATTGGGTGGATCAATATGGACAAAAAATGCCATTCGATTTTATTCTAAAATTCGACACTGCTCCTATTCCAGCAGATGTTGCTTTTGTCGGCCGTCAGGAGTTCGGTCTGATTGATGGCTACGGCGATCGCTATGAACAAATTCTCCAAGCTATCAATGTTGAGAAAGTTCGGCTGAGCCTAGGGAAAATCAATGTCGCTGATATTTGGCCAATGCTGAAACGGGAGTCTACAAACAGAATAGAGTTAAACAATCAGAGTACATGGGATATTTCCTCTCCCAATCCTTTGAATCAAGTGGTAGAAATTCCAGTTGATATTACCAGCAAAATACCTACCTCAGGTGTTTATCTGATGCGAGCTCAAGCAGTGGGGCATGATAATCTCAACTTAAGGCAAGTTTTTTTGGTAAGCAAGACTGCTTTGACTTTGAAAGTTTATCCTACTGGCGGAATGGTTTGGGCCACTGATCTGAAGTCTGGCTTACCAGTAGCAGGGATGCAAATCACTCTTTTTAAAGATGCTCAAAATACTTTACTCCAAGGAACCACTGATGCTGATGGTCTATTTTCATTTCCATGGCCAAGCAGTTTGTCTCTAGAAGAAAATGGCTATTATAACTTCCCATCTCTTTTGGCTATTGGTCAGAAAGGTGACGACTTCGCTCTCACTGGTAATGATTATAGTTGGGGTCAAGGAATTGAGGCCTGGAATTTTTATATTGCTCAGAGCTCTTCAGCAGAAAAGGTGCGGGGTTTCGTCACTACTGATCGTCCTCTGTACTTACCCGGGCAGCAAGTGTTTTTCAAAGGAATATATCGTACGGAGAGAGATAATACGTATCAGCTTCTTAGCAATGCCACAAAAGTAAAAGCAAAGTTAATTAATCCAACAGGAGATGAAATTTGGAGTAAAGAATTACTGATTGATAGTCATTCTACTGTTAGTGATACAGTTAATTTGCCAGTGTCAGCATCTTTGGGTAATTACACCTTAGAGACAGAAATAGCTAATGAAAGGCAGTATATTACATTCCAAGTACAAGAATATAAAAAGCCTCTTTTTAAAGTAGAGGTACAAACTCCAAAGGAGGAATATGTGCGTGATGAGGTAATTAATGTAAAGGCCAAGGCGACTTATTACTTTGGTATGCCTTTAAGTACTGCCAAAGTGTCATATCGCGTCTATGCCAGTGACTATTTCTTCTATCCTGATGGCTATGATCGTTACCAATTCTCAGATATAGAAGCTGCGTGTTTGTACTGTGATCCCACAGGTCGATCCGGGAAGCCATGGGTAGAAAAAACGACAACTACCAATGAACAAGGGGAAATTGAATTTACTATACCTACCACTTTTACCGATGAGAAAGAGTCCCAGATGCTGAATATTGAGGTAGGTGTAGAGGATCCAAATACCAAAGAGATGATTTACTCAAGTCAAAATGTGATAGTTCATAAAGGTGACTTTTATCTTGGTATAGCCAATCAGCAATATGTTGTTGAGCAGAAAGAAAATGCTACTTTTGCTATCGCGAGTGTAAATGTGAAAGGAACGGCACGTACTCATACCAGTGGTGAGGCAACACTCTATAAACGCGAATATAAAACTGTAAAGAAAAAGGGAGTGGATGGCTTCTTTTATTACGATACTTCATTCATAGATACTGCAATTAAAAATACTGCTTTCACTACCGGCAGTGATGGCAAAACTAATTTAGTGTTTTCTATTCCAGAAGGCGGCCAATATCATGTGGGCGTTAGAGCTAGTGATAATAAAGGGCACACCGTTGTTAGTGGCACTAATGTCTGGGTCAATAGTGAAACTTATATTAATTGGGGAAGAGATAATAATGATCGAATGGACATCATTCCCGACAAGAAAGAATACACTATAGGTGAGACCGCAAAACTTTTAGTTAAATCGCCTTATGAAGGTGTCAAAGGTCTCCTCACTATTGAACGGAATGGTATCATCGAAAAAAGAATCATTGATATCTCCACAACAGCCACAGTAATCGAATTGCCACTAAAGCCAGAATATTTGCCTAACGTTTTTGTTTCACTTTTAGCAGTCAAAGGATATGGCAAGGATAATATTCCGGGTTTCAAACTGGGATATGTTAATCTGCGGATCAATACCAGCATTAAGGCATTACATCTGGATTTATCATCTGATGCTTCTGTGTATACACCTCAATCCGTTGCAACAGTGAATTTGACTGTTAAGGATGCCAATGGCAAGCCCGTACGAGGGGATTTTGCCGTGGCCGTGGTGGATCAAAGTTTATTGGCATTAAGTGGTCAAAGAGATGATAATCTAATTGAACGTTTTTTTGGACAGAGGTCTTTGTCGGTATATACCTTTAATAGTTTGGTGACTCTTATAAAGAGAATAGATGTGAAAAAAGGGGGCGGAAGTAAAGGAGGTGATGGAGCAGCCGCTTTAGCAAAGAGAAAACAATTTAAGGATACCGCTTACTTTAACCCCCATATCCAAGTAAATGAAGAAGGTAAGGCGCAAATAAAGTTTACACTTCCTGATAATATTACTACCTGGCAAGTGTGGGTTTTTGGAGCTACTGATGACACATCAGTAGGTAGTGCTACACTACCCTTATTGAGCAAAAAAGATGTCTTTGTTGAGCCGATACTACCTAAGTTTGCTACTAGTAACGATCGAATAAAAATAGGTGCTACAGTTCATAACACTTCGGTTAAAAATACTAATGTAAAAGTAAGTCTTGATACTGAGAATATCGATATTCTCAGTAATCCTATACAAGATGTTCAATTGCCGGCCCAAAGTAGCAGGGTAATATATTGGGAAAGTAAGGTTACAGCCAAACCCTCATTAGCAAAATTGACTTTTCATTTACAAGGAGAGAACAATAATGACAATGTGGAAAAAACTATTCCTGTCTACGCTCAAGCGATTCAATTGGCTACTGCTTTTGGTGGGACTGTACGAGAACAAGCTGTCGTAGAACAGATCATTATCCCTGTTGGCACCGTGGTTGAAAGTATCAAAGGAACGGTGAAGGTCTCATCGCAATTACAAGATACGGCAATGAGGTTTTCCACTGATATCCAGGAGCTTCCTTATAGCTCTTCAGATGTGATTGCTGCTCAATTGCTAGTAACGATTTTAGACGATAAGTTTACTCCCATCGAAAAAGAAAAGCGCTCTGCTGAATTAGTACAAAGGCTTTATGTCTATCAACAAAATGATGGTGGATTTAATTATTTCCCGGGATTAAGTAACAGTAATCCTTATGTGAGTGCCTATGTTTTTTCTGTACTTACTCATGCTCGTAGCCAAAACATAACAATTGATAGTCAGATTCTTCAACGGGCTAAAGATTATTTAGTAGACTATCTCAATCAGCCAACAGAATTAGACCAAAATGCCCAAAAGAGTTTTACCAATGAGGCTAGAAAAGTTGCCGAAACACAAATGCGGGAAACATTAGACAACAAGGCGTATGTTGCCTTTGTTCTAGCTAAAGCAGGAGAGAGCACTCTACCTACGCAGACTCTCGTGGACCGATTGACAGAAATGTCGTTAGCTTCCCAGGCGCATTTGGCAATGGCACTATTGCATCTCCATCGTGATGATCAGGCTCAATCTATAGTGTTAGCTATTAAAAACAAAGTGGTAAAAACTGCTACATTAGCTCATTTCCAAGACAATAGAGTGCCACTTGTGACCATCAATCCAGTGAATAATGGTCTCTATACTAATACAGTAATTTTGCAGTTGTTAGCCACAGCAAATGCCAATGATCCTCTTATTGCTGATCTTATGCGCTATGTTCTATCAGCACGAAATAATGATATTTGTCCTGATATTTTTACGAAATCTTTATACACTTTAGTTGCTCATGAATTGAATCAACAAAACAGTGCTGCTGTCACCTGGAAAGTGCTTTTGAATGATAAAGAGATTGGCCAGGGAAATGGAGCTGGTGAAGTCTCTTTTTCTGCCCAACAGCTAAAGTTAGCTGGTGAAGAAAATACTTTGCTAATTCAAAAAACAGGTAATGCTAATCTCTATTATACCGGTTTGTTAGAGTATGAAGAGCGCAATGTTGCTGCTATGCCACTTACTCAAGGAATTAATGTCTATCGTGAATATTTTGCTCTCGAAGACAAAGAAGGTAAAACACCTTTACACTCTTTTCATCAAGGTCAGGATGTATACGTGAGGTTAAGTGTAATTGTTCCCCATGATCAGTACTTGGTCACCGTAGATGATCCTTTACCGGCAGGCCTCAATGCGCAAAACTTTGTATTTCAAACTAGCTCGCGTTGGCAGCAACATTTGCTTGATGAAATTACAGCCTTACAATTAGATCGTAATACCTTACAAAATATGATATTGCCTTGGACATGGACTCATCAAGAGATGAAAGATGATCGAGTGATTACCTATGCCCGTTTCCTCAGTAAAGGTGTTTATCAAATAAATTATATAGCGAAAGCCGGTGTGTCAGGCACTTATCAAGTTAGACCTGCCCGAGCATTTGTCCAGCATGCACCGGATATATTTGGTACCAGTGCGGCAAAAGAAGTTATAGTAACCCCCTAA